The following proteins come from a genomic window of Nostoc sp. ATCC 53789:
- a CDS encoding SDR family oxidoreductase — protein MTLLIVGATGTLGRQVARRAIDEGYKVRCLVRSSKKAAFLKEWGAELVPGNLRYPDTLAAALVGVTQVIDASTSRPTDSLSIKQVDWEGKVALIQAAKAAGVERFIFFSILDADKYPEVPLMEIKRCTELFLAESGLNYTILRLAGFMQGLIGQYGIPILEAQPVWVTGNSSPIAYMDTQDIAKFAIRALSVPETENQAFPVVGTRAWSAEEIINLCERLSGKDARVTRMPISVLRAVRGLMRSFQWGWNVADRLAFTEVLASGKQLNASMDEVYTVFGLDPQQTTTLESYLQEYFSRIMKKLKEVDYQKNKNKKQKPKKTPFKQSSKANSQ, from the coding sequence ATGACATTATTAATCGTCGGTGCCACTGGCACCTTAGGAAGACAAGTGGCTCGTCGGGCAATCGATGAGGGATATAAAGTACGCTGCCTCGTGCGGAGTAGTAAAAAAGCAGCTTTTCTCAAAGAATGGGGTGCAGAACTTGTACCAGGAAATTTACGTTACCCCGATACCCTAGCGGCAGCTTTAGTTGGTGTAACCCAAGTTATTGATGCGTCAACATCTCGTCCTACAGATTCACTGAGTATCAAGCAAGTGGACTGGGAGGGCAAAGTAGCATTAATTCAAGCAGCAAAAGCAGCAGGTGTAGAGCGCTTTATCTTCTTTTCAATTTTGGATGCGGATAAATACCCAGAAGTACCGCTAATGGAAATTAAGCGTTGTACAGAACTATTCTTAGCTGAGTCAGGCTTGAATTATACCATCTTGCGGCTAGCTGGTTTTATGCAAGGGTTAATCGGTCAATATGGGATTCCCATTTTGGAAGCACAGCCAGTTTGGGTGACAGGTAATTCTTCTCCCATTGCCTATATGGATACTCAAGACATTGCTAAGTTTGCAATCCGTGCATTGAGTGTGCCCGAAACGGAAAACCAAGCTTTTCCTGTAGTTGGTACTCGTGCATGGAGTGCAGAAGAAATCATCAACCTGTGCGAACGCTTATCTGGAAAAGATGCCAGGGTAACGCGGATGCCAATCAGCGTACTGCGTGCTGTGCGGGGCTTAATGCGGTCTTTTCAGTGGGGATGGAACGTAGCCGACAGGCTAGCGTTTACAGAAGTATTGGCTAGTGGTAAACAGCTAAATGCCTCAATGGATGAAGTATATACAGTTTTTGGCTTAGATCCGCAACAAACCACAACTCTAGAAAGCTATCTCCAAGAGTATTTCAGCCGGATCATGAAGAAGCTCAAAGAGGTAGACTACCAGAAAAATAAAAATAAAAAGCAGAAACCTAAAAAAACTCCTTTTAAACAGTCTTCAAAAGCCAATAGTCAATAG
- a CDS encoding PetM family cytochrome b6-f complex subunit 7, with protein sequence MGGEILNAAILSFGLIFVGWGLGALLLKIQGGEE encoded by the coding sequence ATGGGCGGCGAAATTTTGAATGCAGCTATATTGTCCTTCGGTTTAATCTTCGTGGGCTGGGGCTTAGGCGCATTGTTACTGAAAATTCAAGGCGGAGAAGAATAA